One genomic window of Cricetulus griseus strain 17A/GY chromosome 3, alternate assembly CriGri-PICRH-1.0, whole genome shotgun sequence includes the following:
- the Lipn gene encoding lipase member N produces the protein MPMMWLFLTTTCLIHETLSVSELFDLENEVNPEVWMNTSEIIIYNGYPSEEYEVTTADGYILTLNRIPHGRAQAGLTGTRPVVYMQHALFADNAYWLENFANGSLGFLLADAGYDVWMGNSRGNTWSRRHKTLSANEEKFWAFSFDEMAKYDLPGIIDFIVNKTGQEKLYFIGHSLGTTIGFIAFSTMPELAQRIKMNFAMGPVISFKYPTSIFTSFFLLPNSIIKHIFGTKGFFLEDKKAKATYIKVCNRKILRPMCSEFMSLWAGFNKKNMNMSRLDVYMSHAPTGSSIQNILHIKQLYRSDEFRAYDWGSEAENMNHYNQSRPPIYDLTAMKVPTAIWAGGHDALITPQDVARILPQVTNLRYFKLFPDWNHFDFVWGLDAPQRLYSKIIGLMREYL, from the exons ATGCCTATGATGTGGTTATTTTTAACAACAACTTGCTTGATACATGAAACTTTAAGTGTTAGTGAACTCTTCGATTTGGAAAATGAAGTGAATCCGGAAGTGTGGATGAATACT AGTGAAATCATCATCTACAACGGCTACCCCAGTGAAGAGTATGAAGTCACCACTGCAGATGGGTACATTCTCACCCTCAACAGGATTCCCCATGGAAGGGCACAAGCTGGACTCACAG GTACCCGGCCAGTTGTGTATATGCAGCATGCCTTGTTTGCAGACAACGCCTACTGGCTTGAGAATTTCGCCAATGGAAGCCTCGGGTTCCTTCTAGCAGATGCAGGCTATGATGTGTGGATGGGAAACAGTCGGGGGAACACTTGGTCAAGAAGACACAAAACTCTCTCAGCAAATGAAGAGAAATTCTGGGCTTTTAG CTTTGATGAAATGGCCAAATATGACCTCCCGGGGATAATAGACTTCATTGTCAATAAAACAGGTCAAGAGAAGTTGTACTTCATTGGACATTCACTCGGCACTACAATAG GGTTTATAGCCTTTTCCACCATGCCTGAACTGGCACAAAGAATCAAAATGAATTTTGCCATGGGTCCTGTGATCTCATTCAAATATCCCACAAGCATTTTTACCAGTTTTTTCCTACTTCCAAATTCCATAATCAAG CATATATTTGGTACCAAAGGTTTCTTTTTAGAAGATAAGAAGGCAAAGGCAACTTACATCAAAGTCTGCAATAGAAAGATACTCCGACCAATGTGTAGTGAGTTTATGTCCCTGTGGGCTGGATTCaacaaaaaaaatatgaataTG AGCCGACTGGATGTATACATGTCACATGCTCCCACAGGATCATCAATACAGAACATCCTGCATATAAAACAG CTTTACCGATCTGATGAATTCAGAGCTTATGACTGGGGAAGTGAAGCAGAAAATATGAATCACTACAACCAG AGTCGTCCTCCCATCTATGACCTGACTGCCATGAAGGTGCCCACTGCCATTTGGGCTGGTGGACATGATGCCCTCATAACACCACAAGACGTAGCCAGGATACTTCCCCAAGTTACAAATCTCCGCTACTTCAAACTATTTCCAGATTGGAACCATTTTGATTTCGTTTGGGGCCTTGATGCACCCCAAAGGCTGTACAGTAAAATCATAGGTTTGATGAGGGAATATCTCTAA